The proteins below come from a single Zhouia spongiae genomic window:
- the ccoN gene encoding cytochrome-c oxidase, cbb3-type subunit I: MEVQQFYYDNKIVKKFLYATMLWGVVGMLVGLLLAFLFLFPNLTEDIPWLSFGRLRPLHTNAVIFAFVGNAIFAGVYYSLQRLLKARMYSDFLSKLNFWGWQLIIVAAAISLPLGYTTSKEYAELEWPIDIAIALIWVAFGVNMIGTILKRRQRHLYVAVWFYIATFVTVAVLHIFNSLELPVSAMKSYSVYAGVQDALVQWWYGHNAVAFFLTTPFLGLMYYFVPKAADRPVYSYRLSIVHFWSLIFIYIWAGPHHLLYTSLPDWAQNLGVVFSVMLIAPSWGGMINGLLTLRGVWDKVRTDPVLKFMVVAITGYGMATFEGPMLSLKNVNAIAHFTDWIIAHVHVGALAWNGFLTFGMIYYLVPKMFKTKLYSLPMANFHFWIGTLGIILYALPMYIAGFVQASMWKQFNPDGTLVYGNFLETVEQIIPMYWMRAIGGTLYLVGVLVGIYNAVQTIRRGSKVEDELAEAPALARVAKGRVAGETFHTWLERKPVQLTILATIAILIGGVIQIVPTIMVKSNIPTISSVKPYTPLELEGRDIYIREGCVSCHSQMVRPFRSETERYQGEYSKAGEYVYDHPFLWGSKRTGPDLMRVGGKYSDNWHFNHMYDPQSTSSGSIMPSYKWLIRNRLDKSDTEAKMEAMVQLGVPYTEEDIAQAQENMDTQGARIEESLHNDPDFVSSYEEDRRIAKEYGEEFVEMKDREIVAIIAYLQRLGTDIKIKNNTEDATTKN; the protein is encoded by the coding sequence ATGGAAGTGCAACAATTTTACTACGACAACAAAATTGTTAAAAAGTTTCTCTACGCTACCATGCTATGGGGCGTAGTAGGAATGCTTGTGGGCTTGCTTCTAGCCTTCTTATTTTTATTTCCCAATCTAACCGAAGACATTCCATGGTTAAGTTTTGGCCGTCTAAGACCATTACATACCAATGCGGTAATTTTCGCTTTTGTTGGTAATGCAATTTTCGCCGGGGTATATTACTCTCTGCAAAGGCTTTTAAAAGCCCGGATGTACAGTGATTTTTTAAGTAAGCTTAATTTTTGGGGATGGCAGCTTATAATTGTTGCAGCAGCCATATCGTTGCCTCTAGGGTACACGACCTCTAAAGAATATGCCGAACTGGAATGGCCAATCGATATTGCCATTGCCCTGATCTGGGTTGCCTTCGGGGTTAACATGATCGGGACTATTCTTAAAAGGAGGCAACGTCATTTATACGTTGCGGTATGGTTTTACATCGCTACTTTCGTAACTGTTGCTGTTCTTCACATCTTTAATAGTTTAGAACTTCCTGTGAGCGCCATGAAAAGTTATTCGGTATATGCAGGCGTACAGGATGCCTTGGTACAATGGTGGTACGGACATAATGCCGTAGCATTTTTCTTAACAACGCCTTTCCTGGGACTTATGTATTATTTTGTCCCTAAGGCAGCCGATCGCCCTGTATACTCATATCGATTATCAATTGTGCATTTCTGGTCGTTGATCTTTATCTATATCTGGGCCGGCCCTCACCACCTGTTATACACTTCATTGCCTGACTGGGCTCAAAACCTTGGGGTGGTATTCTCTGTAATGCTTATTGCTCCATCATGGGGTGGTATGATTAATGGTCTGCTGACATTAAGAGGCGTTTGGGATAAGGTAAGAACAGACCCTGTTTTAAAATTTATGGTTGTGGCTATTACCGGTTATGGTATGGCTACCTTCGAAGGGCCTATGTTATCGTTGAAAAACGTGAATGCCATTGCCCACTTTACCGACTGGATTATTGCCCACGTACACGTTGGTGCATTAGCATGGAACGGATTCTTAACCTTTGGTATGATTTATTACTTGGTTCCGAAAATGTTTAAGACCAAATTATACTCGTTACCAATGGCGAACTTCCACTTCTGGATCGGAACTCTCGGTATCATTTTATATGCACTTCCAATGTATATTGCCGGATTCGTTCAGGCCTCGATGTGGAAACAGTTTAATCCTGACGGAACGCTTGTTTATGGTAACTTCCTGGAAACCGTAGAACAGATCATCCCGATGTACTGGATGCGTGCAATTGGTGGTACTCTATACCTGGTTGGGGTATTGGTTGGTATCTATAATGCTGTTCAGACCATCAGAAGAGGATCTAAAGTTGAAGATGAGTTAGCGGAGGCTCCAGCACTTGCAAGAGTGGCTAAAGGACGTGTTGCCGGCGAAACTTTCCATACCTGGTTAGAGAGAAAGCCTGTTCAGCTGACTATATTGGCTACCATAGCAATCTTAATAGGAGGCGTTATACAGATTGTACCAACAATAATGGTAAAATCGAACATTCCCACCATATCAAGTGTAAAACCATATACTCCGCTTGAGTTAGAGGGTCGGGATATATACATCAGGGAAGGATGTGTTTCCTGTCACTCACAAATGGTCAGACCATTCAGAAGTGAAACCGAACGTTATCAGGGGGAATATTCCAAAGCAGGGGAATATGTTTATGACCATCCGTTCTTATGGGGTAGTAAGCGTACCGGACCAGACTTAATGCGTGTAGGCGGCAAATACTCCGACAACTGGCACTTTAATCATATGTACGACCCGCAGAGCACATCTTCAGGTAGTATAATGCCATCGTATAAATGGCTTATCAGAAACAGGCTTGACAAATCTGATACCGAGGCTAAAATGGAGGCGATGGTTCAATTAGGGGTGCCTTATACTGAGGAGGATATTGCACAGGCTCAAGAAAACATGGATACCCAAGGAGCCAGAATTGAAGAAAGCCTACATAACGACCCTGACTTTGTTTCCAGCTATGAGGAAGACCGTCGCATCGCAAAAGAGTACGGTGAAGAATTTGTTGAAATGAAAGATCGAGAAATCGTTGCTATCATCGCTTATTTACAACGACTGGGTACCGATATAAAAATAAAGAACAACACTGAGGACGCTACAACTAAAAACTAA
- a CDS encoding CcoQ/FixQ family Cbb3-type cytochrome c oxidase assembly chaperone produces MLKFVKNHMATIDGIEIYPIISLSIFFVFFAALFWWVFTAKKEYIKKVSQFPLDNQENN; encoded by the coding sequence ATGTTAAAGTTTGTAAAAAATCATATGGCTACTATTGATGGGATTGAAATATATCCCATCATATCGCTCTCCATATTCTTTGTATTCTTTGCTGCATTATTTTGGTGGGTCTTTACGGCCAAAAAAGAATATATCAAGAAAGTAAGTCAATTTCCTTTAGACAACCAAGAAAACAATTAA
- a CDS encoding DUF2797 domain-containing protein, translating into MYEGVLTKMQTEFTSPINYFLVFEKDFIHMNQLLDKNIKISFVKYECLNCHLDKEIYRQGFCKTCFYEVPQAADWILKPELSKAHLDEEDRDLAFEKKMQLQPHIVYLALSSDVKVGVTRKSQVPTRWIDQGANQAIEVVEVPNRYLAGITEVALKEHMTDKTNWRKMLTNEVLDANLIAEKDRLDDFLPEEVKEYYLENNQKLYDLNYPVLEYPQKVKSLNLKKTPEYEGILKGIKGQYLIFEDQTVFNVRSYEGFVVRIEIN; encoded by the coding sequence ATGTACGAAGGTGTCCTAACAAAAATGCAAACAGAATTTACCTCACCTATCAATTACTTTCTTGTATTTGAAAAGGATTTTATTCACATGAATCAGTTGTTAGACAAAAACATAAAAATCTCCTTCGTAAAATACGAGTGTCTTAATTGTCATTTAGACAAGGAAATATACCGCCAGGGATTTTGTAAAACCTGCTTTTATGAAGTACCACAAGCTGCAGACTGGATACTGAAACCAGAGTTAAGCAAAGCCCATTTAGACGAAGAAGATCGCGATCTGGCATTTGAAAAAAAAATGCAGTTACAACCGCATATTGTTTATTTAGCACTCTCGAGTGATGTAAAGGTAGGCGTTACACGAAAATCGCAAGTCCCAACCCGCTGGATAGACCAGGGTGCCAATCAGGCCATTGAAGTAGTAGAGGTTCCTAACCGGTATCTGGCAGGCATCACAGAAGTAGCGCTTAAAGAACATATGACCGATAAAACGAATTGGCGTAAAATGCTTACCAATGAAGTTCTTGATGCCAACCTTATAGCGGAAAAAGATCGATTAGATGATTTTTTACCGGAGGAAGTAAAAGAATATTATCTGGAAAATAATCAGAAACTATATGATTTAAATTATCCGGTACTTGAATACCCTCAAAAAGTAAAAAGTCTGAATCTTAAGAAAACCCCGGAATACGAAGGAATCCTCAAAGGGATCAAAGGGCAGTACCTGATCTTTGAAGATCAGACCGTATTCAATGTAAGAAGTTATGAAGGGTTTGTAGTGAGGATAGAGATTAACTAG
- the ccoS gene encoding cbb3-type cytochrome oxidase assembly protein CcoS has translation MSVIYILITVSIAVAIVFFIAFVTAVKRGQFDDDYTPSIRMLFEDEIVKNKKGTNQQSSNK, from the coding sequence ATGAGTGTTATCTATATTTTAATTACGGTTAGTATCGCTGTAGCGATAGTATTTTTTATTGCATTTGTTACAGCTGTTAAAAGAGGGCAGTTCGATGATGATTATACACCATCAATACGTATGCTCTTTGAAGACGAGATCGTAAAGAACAAAAAGGGAACTAATCAACAATCAAGTAATAAATAA
- the rpsU gene encoding 30S ribosomal protein S21 produces the protein MLIIPIKQGESIDRALKRYKQKYRKTQQLKNLRDNQHFTKKSQLRREEVAKAAYKQEWARQNED, from the coding sequence ATGTTAATAATACCAATTAAGCAAGGAGAGAGCATCGACAGAGCTCTAAAGCGTTACAAACAGAAGTACAGAAAAACACAGCAACTTAAAAACCTGAGAGATAATCAGCACTTTACAAAGAAATCTCAGTTGAGAAGAGAAGAGGTAGCAAAGGCTGCTTACAAGCAGGAATGGGCCAGACAGAATGAAGATTAA
- a CDS encoding Crp/Fnr family transcriptional regulator encodes MGKCEQCIVRQFSALRALDKEELMRMSDCKTSHIIKKGEALFEEGDHINGVFCIKSGICKLTKLSPNGKNQIVKFIKRGDLLGQRSVISDEAVNLSAVAIDDMEVCFIPKEEVMRSFKENPKFTAEIIKDICHDLKLADDAIVEMAQKSVKQRLAGALLEFEDEFGVDADKFLRVTLSREEIANVVGTATESLIRILSEFSKKGMLETHGKKIKIANRIELERMADGF; translated from the coding sequence ATGGGAAAATGTGAACAATGTATAGTAAGACAATTTAGTGCGTTAAGGGCACTTGATAAAGAAGAGTTGATGCGAATGTCTGACTGCAAGACATCACATATAATTAAAAAAGGAGAAGCTCTTTTTGAAGAAGGCGACCATATTAATGGGGTTTTTTGTATCAAGTCAGGAATATGCAAACTCACGAAGTTAAGTCCCAATGGCAAAAATCAGATAGTTAAGTTTATTAAAAGGGGAGACCTTTTGGGCCAGCGAAGTGTTATTAGCGACGAGGCCGTCAACCTATCGGCTGTAGCCATAGATGATATGGAAGTTTGTTTTATCCCCAAAGAAGAGGTGATGAGGTCTTTTAAAGAAAACCCAAAGTTCACGGCAGAGATTATTAAAGACATATGCCATGATCTTAAACTGGCAGATGACGCTATCGTGGAAATGGCCCAAAAAAGTGTAAAACAGCGTTTGGCCGGAGCTTTATTGGAGTTTGAAGATGAGTTTGGAGTAGATGCAGACAAGTTTTTAAGAGTAACACTCTCCAGGGAAGAAATTGCCAATGTGGTTGGTACGGCTACGGAATCATTGATAAGGATACTTTCCGAATTTTCTAAAAAGGGAATGCTCGAAACCCATGGCAAAAAAATAAAAATAGCGAACCGGATCGAGTTGGAAAGAATGGCCGATGGTTTTTGA
- a CDS encoding heavy metal translocating P-type ATPase, whose translation MIKQCYHCGTECDTGSFVFDSKDFCCNGCKTVYQIFSENDLAGYYELEKSPGASPLMDKGKFDFLDNDKIVEKLLEFNDGDTQIINLYIPHIHCSSCIWVLENLNKLNSSIRSSLVNFPKKTVRITYNSKEIPLKALVLLLNTIGYEPYISLEDYQQNKKGKDRSLIYKLGIAGFAFGNVMLLSFPEYFEVDEFWLNQYKHFFRWIMFTLSLPVVFYAASDYFVSAYKGIRSKILNIDIPIALGIAVLFIRSTYEIITNTGQGFFDSLTGLLFFLLLGKFFQQKTYSFLSFERDYKSYFPIGITKINNDGTEESIQVYDIKQGDKLLIRNEELIPVDSILLRGKGKIDYSFVTGEAEAVSKQSGDKLFAGGKQTGEAIELEALKSVSQSYLTQLWSNDVFAKDKHEGFINVTDSISRYFTIVVLLIAFGSAGFWLWYDPTKAMNVFTAILIVACPCALALSAPFTLGNMLRIFGKNKFYLKNAHVLEQLARVNSIIFDKTGTITSNKETKVSYEGDPLDTNEESLLKNTLRNSNHPLSRQLYSILKENEIITLDEFNEYAGKGIEATHRQQTIKLGSAEFIQAPTLQKSLRTSVHIASNNKYKGKYTFYNSYRNGLSGVFNRLKGHYEITILSGDNESERENLEKLVPSGTKIFFNQKPEEKLNYIKYHQQSGANIMMVGDGLNDAGALRQSNVGVAIAENVNVFTPASDAILDASKFNLIPKYLWASKKAMNVIIASFILSFLYNTVGLAFAISGNLSPVIAAILMPLSSISIVVFTTIMTNMIGKSLNKRI comes from the coding sequence ATGATAAAACAATGTTATCACTGTGGGACGGAGTGCGATACAGGTTCGTTCGTATTCGATTCTAAAGATTTTTGTTGTAATGGATGTAAGACCGTTTATCAGATATTTTCTGAAAACGACCTTGCCGGCTACTATGAACTGGAAAAAAGTCCGGGTGCTTCCCCTTTAATGGACAAAGGCAAATTTGATTTTCTGGATAATGATAAAATTGTCGAAAAGCTCCTTGAGTTCAATGATGGAGACACACAAATCATTAATCTGTACATTCCGCATATACATTGCAGCTCTTGTATCTGGGTTCTGGAAAACCTCAACAAACTAAACAGCAGTATCAGAAGTTCATTGGTAAACTTTCCCAAAAAGACTGTTCGGATAACCTATAACTCCAAAGAAATTCCGCTAAAAGCATTGGTATTGCTTTTAAATACCATTGGTTATGAGCCTTACATAAGCCTGGAGGATTATCAGCAAAATAAAAAAGGAAAAGACCGGAGTTTAATTTACAAACTTGGAATAGCCGGTTTTGCTTTTGGCAATGTTATGCTATTATCATTTCCGGAATACTTTGAAGTGGATGAGTTTTGGTTAAACCAGTACAAACACTTTTTCAGGTGGATCATGTTCACCCTCTCGCTACCTGTTGTATTTTATGCAGCATCCGATTATTTTGTTTCCGCATACAAAGGCATCAGGTCAAAGATTCTCAACATAGACATCCCTATAGCCTTGGGGATAGCCGTATTATTTATACGAAGTACCTATGAAATTATTACCAATACCGGACAAGGTTTTTTTGATAGTCTGACGGGACTTCTGTTCTTTTTACTGTTAGGTAAATTTTTTCAACAAAAGACATACAGTTTTCTTTCTTTTGAACGTGATTACAAAAGCTACTTTCCAATCGGCATTACCAAAATAAATAATGACGGCACAGAGGAGAGTATTCAGGTATACGACATTAAACAGGGGGACAAACTACTTATCAGAAATGAAGAGCTTATTCCCGTAGACAGTATTCTTCTGAGGGGTAAAGGAAAAATCGACTACAGTTTTGTTACCGGAGAAGCCGAAGCTGTTTCCAAACAAAGTGGCGATAAACTATTTGCGGGTGGAAAACAAACCGGAGAAGCTATAGAACTGGAAGCGTTAAAAAGTGTGTCGCAAAGTTACTTGACACAATTATGGAGCAACGATGTTTTCGCTAAAGACAAACATGAAGGCTTCATAAATGTAACCGATAGTATCAGCAGGTATTTTACGATTGTAGTTTTACTCATTGCCTTCGGATCGGCAGGTTTTTGGTTATGGTACGATCCGACAAAAGCCATGAATGTATTTACAGCCATTCTCATTGTTGCCTGTCCTTGTGCACTAGCGCTGTCGGCTCCTTTTACATTGGGTAATATGCTCCGTATTTTCGGAAAAAATAAATTCTATCTAAAAAATGCCCATGTTCTGGAACAGCTTGCCAGGGTAAATTCCATCATTTTCGATAAAACGGGCACCATTACCTCGAATAAAGAAACCAAGGTATCTTATGAAGGGGATCCGCTTGACACCAATGAAGAGTCCTTACTTAAAAACACACTCAGAAACTCCAACCATCCGTTAAGTCGTCAATTGTATAGTATTCTCAAAGAAAATGAGATTATTACCCTTGATGAATTTAATGAGTATGCCGGGAAAGGTATTGAAGCCACTCACAGGCAACAAACCATAAAACTAGGTTCAGCCGAATTTATTCAGGCTCCGACACTTCAGAAGTCGCTCAGAACTTCCGTTCATATCGCTTCCAACAACAAGTACAAAGGAAAATACACATTTTACAATTCATACAGAAACGGGCTGTCCGGGGTCTTTAACAGGCTAAAGGGCCATTATGAAATAACCATACTGTCAGGAGACAACGAAAGTGAACGGGAAAATCTTGAAAAACTAGTCCCCTCCGGAACTAAAATATTCTTCAATCAAAAACCTGAAGAAAAATTAAACTATATAAAATACCACCAGCAAAGCGGAGCCAACATTATGATGGTCGGAGACGGATTGAATGATGCAGGTGCACTCAGACAAAGTAACGTCGGAGTTGCCATTGCTGAAAATGTAAATGTATTTACACCAGCCTCCGATGCTATTCTGGATGCCTCTAAATTTAATTTAATACCCAAATACTTATGGGCGAGCAAGAAAGCCATGAATGTTATCATAGCCAGTTTTATCTTGTCATTCCTTTATAATACTGTAGGACTGGCATTTGCCATAAGCGGAAACTTATCGCCGGTAATAGCTGCTATCCTTATGCCGCTAAGTTCGATAAGCATCGTAGTGTTTACGACGATAATGACCAACATGATTGGAAAGAGTTTAAATAAGCGAATATGA